In Callospermophilus lateralis isolate mCalLat2 chromosome 18, mCalLat2.hap1, whole genome shotgun sequence, one DNA window encodes the following:
- the Flt3lg gene encoding fms-related tyrosine kinase 3 ligand isoform X3, whose amino-acid sequence MIVLAPAWSPISSLLLLLLLLSPGLRGTPDCSFKHSPITSTFAATIRKLSDYLLHDYPVTVASNLQDEELCKALWQLVLAQRWMEQLKTVAGSQMKILLEDVNTEIHFVTLCAFQPLPSCLRFVQTNISHLLQDTLEQLVALKPWITRRNFSRCLELQCQPDSSTLPPPRSPRALGATALPAPQSHLLFLLLLLPVALPPLATLLCLRWRRVNGRPAPQVPPASSPQGVLLVEC is encoded by the exons ATGATAGTGCTGGCGCCAGCCTGGAGCCCAATT TCctcactgctgctgctgctgctgctgctgagccCTGGCCTCCGGGGGACCCCCGACTGCTCCTTCAAGCACAGCCCCATCACATCCACTTTTGCAGCCACCATCCGCAAGCTG TCTGACTACCTGCTTCACGATTACCCAGTCACTGTGGCCTCCAACCTGCAGGAC GAAGAACTTTGCAAGGCGCTGTGGCAGCTGGTACTGGCTCAGCGCTGGATGGAGCAACTCAAAACTGTGGCCGGGTCTCAGATGAAAATCCTCCTGGAGGACGTCAACACTGAAATACACTTTGTCACCTTATGTGCCTTCCAG cccctccccagctGCCTTCGCTTCGTCCAGACCAACATCTCCCACCTCCTGCAGGACACCCTCGAGCAGCTGGTGGCTCTGAAGCCCTGGATCACCCGCCGGAATTTCTCTCGGTGCCTGGAGCTGCAGTGCCAGCCCG ACTCCTCCACCCTGCCGCCCCCAAGGAGTCCCCGGGCCCTGGGGGCAACAGCACTGCCGGCCCCTCAGTCCCACCTGCtgttcctgctgctgctgctgcctgtGGCCCTCCCACCACTGGCCACTCTCTTGTGCCTACGCTGGAGAAGGGTGAATGGCCGCCCTGCCCCTCAG GTGCCCCCTGCCTCCAGTCCCCAGGGTGTGCTGCTTGTGGAGTGCTGA
- the Rpl13a gene encoding large ribosomal subunit protein uL13 isoform X2 codes for MVLVLDGRGHLLGRLAAIVAKQVLLGRKVVVVRCEGINISGNFYRNKLKYLAFLRKRMNTNPSRGPYHFRAPSRIFWRTVRGMLPHKTKRGQAALDRLKVFDGIPPPYDKKKRMVVPAALKVVRLKPTRKFAYLGRLAHEVGWKYQAVTATLEEKRKEKAKIHYRKKKQLMRLRKQAEKNVEKKINKFTEVLRTNGLLV; via the exons ATG GTCCTAGTGCTGGATGGCCGAGGCCATCTCCTGGGCCGCCTGGCGGCCATTGTGGCCAAACAGGTACTGCTGG GCCGCAAGGTGGTGGTTGTGCGCTGTGAGGGCATCAACATTTCTGGAAATTTCTACAGAAACAAGT TGAAGTACCTGGCCTTCCTCCGCAAGAGGATGAATACCAACCCATCCCGGGGCCCGTACCACTTCCGGGCCCCCAGTCGCATCTTCTGGAGGACAGTGCGAG GCATGCTGCCCCACAAGACCAAGCGAGGCCAGGCCGCCCTGGACCGCCTCAAGGTGTTTGATGGGATTCCACCACCCTACGACAAG AAAAAGCGGATGGTGGTTCCTGCTGCCCTGAAGGTTGTGCGACTGAAGCCAACAAGAAAG TTTGCCTACCTGGGGCGCCTGGCTCATGAAGTTGGCTGGAAGTACCAGGCAGTGACGGCCACCCTGGAggagaagagaaaggagaaagctAAGATCCATTATCGGAAGAAAAAACAGCTTATG AGGCTACGAAAACAGGCAGAAAAGAATgtggagaagaaaattaacaagtTCACAGAGGTCCTCAGGACCAATGGACTTCTGGTCTGA
- the Rpl13a gene encoding large ribosomal subunit protein uL13 isoform X1: protein MAEGQVLVLDGRGHLLGRLAAIVAKQVLLGRKVVVVRCEGINISGNFYRNKLKYLAFLRKRMNTNPSRGPYHFRAPSRIFWRTVRGMLPHKTKRGQAALDRLKVFDGIPPPYDKKKRMVVPAALKVVRLKPTRKFAYLGRLAHEVGWKYQAVTATLEEKRKEKAKIHYRKKKQLMRLRKQAEKNVEKKINKFTEVLRTNGLLV, encoded by the exons ATGGCGGAGGGGCAG GTCCTAGTGCTGGATGGCCGAGGCCATCTCCTGGGCCGCCTGGCGGCCATTGTGGCCAAACAGGTACTGCTGG GCCGCAAGGTGGTGGTTGTGCGCTGTGAGGGCATCAACATTTCTGGAAATTTCTACAGAAACAAGT TGAAGTACCTGGCCTTCCTCCGCAAGAGGATGAATACCAACCCATCCCGGGGCCCGTACCACTTCCGGGCCCCCAGTCGCATCTTCTGGAGGACAGTGCGAG GCATGCTGCCCCACAAGACCAAGCGAGGCCAGGCCGCCCTGGACCGCCTCAAGGTGTTTGATGGGATTCCACCACCCTACGACAAG AAAAAGCGGATGGTGGTTCCTGCTGCCCTGAAGGTTGTGCGACTGAAGCCAACAAGAAAG TTTGCCTACCTGGGGCGCCTGGCTCATGAAGTTGGCTGGAAGTACCAGGCAGTGACGGCCACCCTGGAggagaagagaaaggagaaagctAAGATCCATTATCGGAAGAAAAAACAGCTTATG AGGCTACGAAAACAGGCAGAAAAGAATgtggagaagaaaattaacaagtTCACAGAGGTCCTCAGGACCAATGGACTTCTGGTCTGA
- the Rps11 gene encoding small ribosomal subunit protein uS17, with protein MADIQTERAYQKQPTIFQNKKRVLLGETGKEKLPRYYKNIGLGFKTPKEAIEGTYIDKKCPFTGNVSIRGRILSGVVTKMKMQRTIVIRRDYLHYIRKYNRFEKRHKNMSVHLSPCFRDVQIGDIVTVGECRPLSKTVRFNVLKVTKAAGTKKQFQKF; from the exons ATGGCGGACATTCAG ACAGAGCGTGCCTACCAAAAGCAGCCGACCATCTTTCAAAACAAGAAGAGGGTCCTGCTAGGAGAAACTGGGAAGGAGAAACTCCCTCGATACTACAAAAATATTGGTCTGGGCTTCAAGACACCAAAAGAG GCCATTGAGGGCACCTACATTGACAAGAAGTGCCCTTTCACTGGTAACGTTTCCATCCGAGGGCGGATCCTGTCTG GTGTGGTGACCAAGATGAAGATGCAAAGGACCATTGTGATCCGCAGGGACTATCTCCACTACATCCGCAAATACAATCGCTTTGAGAAGCGCCACAAGAATATGTCTGTGCACCTGTCCCCCTGCTTCAG GGACGTCCAGATTGGTGACATCGTCACAGTTGGAGAGTGCAGGCCTTTGAGCAAGACAGTGCGTTTCAATGTACTCAAGGTCACCAAGGCAGCTGGCACCAAGAAGCAGTTCCAGAAGTTCTAA
- the Flt3lg gene encoding fms-related tyrosine kinase 3 ligand isoform X1, producing the protein MIVLAPAWSPISSLLLLLLLLSPGLRGTPDCSFKHSPITSTFAATIRKLSDYLLHDYPVTVASNLQDEELCKALWQLVLAQRWMEQLKTVAGSQMKILLEDVNTEIHFVTLCAFQPLPSCLRFVQTNISHLLQDTLEQLVALKPWITRRNFSRCLELQCQPDSSTLPPPRSPRALGATALPAPQSHLLFLLLLLPVALPPLATLLCLRWRRVNGRPAPQDTEAQQEESLIRGHTPSTQRKAATDWSLSRHHCPSGWRIRQNSALCIKPLSP; encoded by the exons ATGATAGTGCTGGCGCCAGCCTGGAGCCCAATT TCctcactgctgctgctgctgctgctgctgagccCTGGCCTCCGGGGGACCCCCGACTGCTCCTTCAAGCACAGCCCCATCACATCCACTTTTGCAGCCACCATCCGCAAGCTG TCTGACTACCTGCTTCACGATTACCCAGTCACTGTGGCCTCCAACCTGCAGGAC GAAGAACTTTGCAAGGCGCTGTGGCAGCTGGTACTGGCTCAGCGCTGGATGGAGCAACTCAAAACTGTGGCCGGGTCTCAGATGAAAATCCTCCTGGAGGACGTCAACACTGAAATACACTTTGTCACCTTATGTGCCTTCCAG cccctccccagctGCCTTCGCTTCGTCCAGACCAACATCTCCCACCTCCTGCAGGACACCCTCGAGCAGCTGGTGGCTCTGAAGCCCTGGATCACCCGCCGGAATTTCTCTCGGTGCCTGGAGCTGCAGTGCCAGCCCG ACTCCTCCACCCTGCCGCCCCCAAGGAGTCCCCGGGCCCTGGGGGCAACAGCACTGCCGGCCCCTCAGTCCCACCTGCtgttcctgctgctgctgctgcctgtGGCCCTCCCACCACTGGCCACTCTCTTGTGCCTACGCTGGAGAAGGGTGAATGGCCGCCCTGCCCCTCAG GACACTGAGGCCCAGCAAGAGGAGTCACTTATCAGAGGACACACGCCCAGTACACAGAGGAAGGCGGCTACAGACTGGTCCCTTTCTAGGCACCATTGCCCCTCAGGATGGAGGATACGCCAGAACTCAGCCCTCTGTATAAAGCCCTTGTCCCCATGA
- the Flt3lg gene encoding fms-related tyrosine kinase 3 ligand isoform X2 yields MIVLAPAWSPISSLLLLLLLLSPGLRGTPDCSFKHSPITSTFAATIRKLSDYLLHDYPVTVASNLQDEELCKALWQLVLAQRWMEQLKTVAGSQMKILLEDVNTEIHFVTLCAFQDTLEQLVALKPWITRRNFSRCLELQCQPDSSTLPPPRSPRALGATALPAPQSHLLFLLLLLPVALPPLATLLCLRWRRVNGRPAPQDTEAQQEESLIRGHTPSTQRKAATDWSLSRHHCPSGWRIRQNSALCIKPLSP; encoded by the exons ATGATAGTGCTGGCGCCAGCCTGGAGCCCAATT TCctcactgctgctgctgctgctgctgctgagccCTGGCCTCCGGGGGACCCCCGACTGCTCCTTCAAGCACAGCCCCATCACATCCACTTTTGCAGCCACCATCCGCAAGCTG TCTGACTACCTGCTTCACGATTACCCAGTCACTGTGGCCTCCAACCTGCAGGAC GAAGAACTTTGCAAGGCGCTGTGGCAGCTGGTACTGGCTCAGCGCTGGATGGAGCAACTCAAAACTGTGGCCGGGTCTCAGATGAAAATCCTCCTGGAGGACGTCAACACTGAAATACACTTTGTCACCTTATGTGCCTTCCAG GACACCCTCGAGCAGCTGGTGGCTCTGAAGCCCTGGATCACCCGCCGGAATTTCTCTCGGTGCCTGGAGCTGCAGTGCCAGCCCG ACTCCTCCACCCTGCCGCCCCCAAGGAGTCCCCGGGCCCTGGGGGCAACAGCACTGCCGGCCCCTCAGTCCCACCTGCtgttcctgctgctgctgctgcctgtGGCCCTCCCACCACTGGCCACTCTCTTGTGCCTACGCTGGAGAAGGGTGAATGGCCGCCCTGCCCCTCAG GACACTGAGGCCCAGCAAGAGGAGTCACTTATCAGAGGACACACGCCCAGTACACAGAGGAAGGCGGCTACAGACTGGTCCCTTTCTAGGCACCATTGCCCCTCAGGATGGAGGATACGCCAGAACTCAGCCCTCTGTATAAAGCCCTTGTCCCCATGA